One region of Hoeflea sp. 108 genomic DNA includes:
- a CDS encoding L,D-transpeptidase: MQLKSLAIVAALALTTALAGCSTDGVSRMFSNDYGGRVDAGYQLPTIPINKVPRQFHRQIVRYDTDEKPGTVVVDTEQKFLYLVQPDGKAMRYGIGVGREGFEWQGTSRVALKREWPVWTPPPAMMKRQPELVKWAGGMPGGPKNALGARALYLYNKGGDTGYRLHGTPEWWSIGKAMSSGCIRMMNQDIIDLYDRVDVGAKVIVK, from the coding sequence ATGCAATTGAAGTCACTTGCCATCGTCGCCGCCCTGGCGCTTACCACCGCACTCGCAGGTTGCTCGACCGATGGCGTGTCGCGCATGTTCTCCAATGATTACGGCGGCCGTGTCGATGCCGGCTACCAGCTGCCGACCATTCCGATCAACAAGGTCCCGCGTCAGTTCCATCGTCAGATCGTGCGCTACGACACCGATGAGAAGCCGGGCACCGTCGTCGTCGATACCGAGCAGAAGTTCCTCTATCTGGTCCAGCCTGACGGCAAGGCGATGCGCTACGGCATCGGCGTCGGTCGCGAGGGTTTCGAGTGGCAGGGTACGTCGCGCGTCGCGCTGAAGCGCGAATGGCCGGTCTGGACCCCACCGCCGGCAATGATGAAGCGCCAGCCGGAGCTGGTCAAATGGGCTGGCGGCATGCCCGGCGGCCCCAAGAACGCGCTCGGCGCCCGCGCCCTCTACCTCTACAACAAGGGCGGCGACACCGGCTATCGCCTGCATGGTACGCCCGAATGGTGGTCGATCGGCAAGGCCATGTCCTCGGGCTGCATCCGAATGATGAACCAGGACATCATCGACCTCTACGACCGCGTCGATGTCGGCGCCAAGGTCATCGTGAAATAA